The Rhodococcus sp. X156 genome window below encodes:
- a CDS encoding type I polyketide synthase, with the protein MTGAPGAGTVPGQPMTVAALRGWLVDWVAGSTGLPRSEVREDRPLEEFGLASRDTVALSGELEEMLGVTLSATLVWEYPTIAALATRLIEGEPAVEELSGSFYDHDGTSGPASLDDQVAVVGLAARLPGGVRSPGQLWELLSGGVDAISEVEASRWEAFAANPEQAAVLERTNVHGGFLDDVQGFDAEFFGIAPREAAAMDPQQRLVLEVAWESLEHARINPDDLRGSATGVYVGVSTHDYGLITTADLGGLDAWTATGAAGSIVANRVSYMLDLRGPSMTLDSACSSSLLAVHQAVRSLRSGETDMALAGGVNLVVAPTTTVVFDQAGALAPDGRCKAFDASADGIARGEGAGMVVLKRLSDAQRDGDEVLAVIAGSAVNSDGRSNGLMAPNPAAQADLLRLAYRDAGVHPNQVDYVEAHGTGTLLGDPIEARALGAVLGSGRDADKPLLLGSAKTNFGHLEAAAGITGLIKVVLALQQGAIPPSLHFTTPNPHIPFEQARLSVVTDLHEWPRHSGQAVAGISGFGFGGTNAHLVVREAPAVEPAAESSGSATAVLALSAPTRQRLQDAAADLADWLVDLPGRGDSLASVGRALARRTHGRHRAALVVQKHDEAIEAARAVAEGSPGPGVHRGVASDVSGAVWVFSGYGSQWHGMARDLLAGEPAFAEAWDELEPLIEHEAGFSLREAVQAAEPVTGLDKVQIVLFAVQVGLAAVLRKHGARPAAVLGHSMGEVAAAVVAGGLDLESAVRVIVSRSTLLAEINDLGAGAMGLVGMSAAELAELASRWPSVSAAVHAAPAQTTIAGDRDEVRALVAHAESLGRLARLLDVGGAGHTSAVDPMLGELTAELAGLESSACEVVLFSSVTGSQSAGPGMPAVHGSDYWTTGVRQPVLFAEAVAAAVQAGYTSFVELSPHPVTLPSVGATAAAEGVSDPLLVATQRRKTDGVATLRGALAELQVHGHEVNLRMLHGEGPLADVPRTAWQHTRHWTESRPTAALGSSSAVPPPGVYVALPDGRHTWQSSAGTPTETLVAAAATQALGAGATVTTLQVHQLAPGAGTPVTTILLQHPGGASVQVHARLDSGVETADGLPTPPFWVLLAEAVVQSSGATEVAVHGGALQPADAPEPERTVEPEAPQPVETLRRIIAEVLGYTSNKLPSDVPLTELGLDSLMAVRIKNRVEHELGTPPVALESLRGVSLGDLQAQLDDLANGGSPAGFAGTMQDGLPKVAAVGARDAAERWVTAQWNAVIGTPMPGVTNPLPRRTPGQVLDLAAALGGRWAASVDQGAVATAGSLAELADEVRPLMENAAGTGLVHVLRASVVAPGETEAPPLFLFHPAGGSCSVYEPLIQLLPDDQPVFGVERVEGPMSERIAHYLPLIRQHGGQGPYRLAGWSFGGALAFEVGRQLREEGADVELIAMLDTVQPSERVPAGAEESLARWRRFAAYVERTYGQPVPLPERELLAADDEEQMEIVLELLKTAAVKAGAGGISAGVLEHQRTSWVDSRAVEQLDPQPYPGRVVLYRAERMHDGAIELEPRYTHVEPDGGWAGACPQLEVVTVGGDHLAIIDEPVVSKVADHLVATLANLAPHDTASGRDTTNRSEEAQG; encoded by the coding sequence ATGACCGGAGCGCCAGGAGCGGGGACCGTGCCCGGCCAGCCCATGACCGTGGCTGCCCTTCGTGGGTGGCTCGTGGACTGGGTTGCCGGGAGCACGGGACTGCCTCGTTCCGAGGTCCGGGAGGACCGGCCGCTGGAGGAGTTCGGCCTGGCCTCCCGCGACACGGTGGCGCTCTCCGGCGAGCTGGAGGAGATGCTCGGCGTCACCCTCTCGGCCACCCTGGTGTGGGAGTACCCGACCATCGCCGCCCTCGCCACGCGGCTGATCGAGGGTGAGCCCGCGGTGGAGGAGCTCAGCGGATCGTTCTACGACCACGACGGCACGTCCGGACCGGCGTCCCTGGACGACCAGGTCGCGGTGGTGGGCCTGGCGGCCCGGCTGCCCGGTGGAGTGCGCTCGCCCGGCCAGCTCTGGGAGCTGCTCAGCGGCGGGGTGGACGCCATCAGCGAGGTGGAGGCGAGCCGGTGGGAGGCCTTCGCGGCCAACCCCGAGCAGGCGGCGGTGCTGGAGCGCACCAACGTCCACGGTGGCTTCCTGGACGACGTGCAGGGCTTCGACGCGGAGTTCTTCGGCATCGCCCCGCGCGAGGCTGCGGCGATGGACCCGCAGCAGCGCCTGGTGCTCGAGGTGGCCTGGGAGTCGCTGGAGCACGCCCGCATCAACCCCGACGACCTCCGGGGCAGTGCCACCGGTGTCTACGTCGGTGTGTCCACCCACGACTACGGCCTGATCACCACCGCCGACCTCGGCGGGCTGGACGCCTGGACGGCCACCGGCGCCGCGGGCAGCATCGTGGCCAACCGGGTCTCCTACATGCTCGACCTGCGCGGGCCCAGCATGACGCTGGACTCCGCCTGCTCCTCCTCGCTGCTGGCCGTGCACCAGGCAGTGCGCAGCCTGCGCTCGGGCGAGACCGACATGGCGCTGGCCGGCGGGGTGAACCTGGTGGTCGCCCCCACGACCACAGTGGTCTTCGACCAGGCGGGGGCACTGGCGCCGGACGGCCGCTGCAAGGCCTTCGACGCCTCCGCCGACGGCATCGCCCGCGGTGAGGGCGCCGGAATGGTGGTGCTCAAGCGGCTCAGCGACGCCCAGCGCGACGGCGACGAGGTACTCGCCGTCATCGCCGGCTCCGCGGTGAACTCCGACGGCCGCTCGAACGGGCTGATGGCGCCGAACCCGGCGGCCCAGGCCGACCTGTTGCGGCTGGCCTACCGCGACGCCGGGGTGCACCCCAACCAGGTGGACTACGTGGAGGCCCACGGCACCGGGACCCTGCTCGGCGACCCCATCGAGGCGCGGGCGCTGGGCGCGGTGCTGGGTAGCGGGCGCGACGCGGACAAGCCGCTGCTGCTCGGCTCGGCCAAGACCAACTTCGGCCACCTCGAGGCGGCCGCCGGCATCACCGGGCTGATCAAGGTGGTCCTGGCGCTGCAGCAGGGCGCCATCCCGCCGAGCCTGCACTTCACCACCCCCAACCCGCACATCCCCTTCGAGCAGGCCCGGCTGTCGGTGGTCACCGACCTGCACGAGTGGCCGCGGCACAGCGGCCAGGCGGTGGCCGGCATCTCCGGCTTCGGCTTCGGCGGCACCAACGCCCACCTGGTGGTGCGCGAGGCGCCGGCCGTCGAGCCAGCGGCGGAGTCCTCCGGCTCGGCCACCGCGGTGCTCGCGCTGTCCGCCCCCACCCGGCAGCGGCTGCAGGACGCCGCCGCCGACCTGGCCGACTGGCTGGTCGACCTGCCCGGGCGCGGTGACTCGCTGGCGTCGGTCGGGCGGGCGCTGGCCCGGCGCACCCATGGCCGCCACCGAGCCGCACTGGTGGTGCAGAAGCACGACGAGGCCATCGAGGCCGCGCGCGCCGTGGCCGAGGGCAGCCCGGGCCCGGGTGTGCACCGAGGTGTCGCCTCCGACGTGAGCGGCGCGGTGTGGGTGTTCTCCGGCTACGGCTCGCAGTGGCACGGCATGGCCCGCGACCTGCTCGCCGGCGAGCCTGCCTTCGCCGAGGCGTGGGACGAGCTGGAGCCGCTCATCGAGCACGAGGCCGGCTTCTCCCTGCGCGAGGCGGTGCAGGCCGCGGAGCCGGTGACCGGTCTGGACAAGGTGCAGATCGTGCTGTTCGCGGTGCAGGTCGGCCTGGCTGCGGTGCTGCGCAAGCACGGCGCCCGGCCGGCTGCCGTGCTGGGCCACTCCATGGGCGAGGTGGCCGCGGCCGTCGTCGCCGGCGGGCTGGACCTGGAGAGCGCAGTGCGCGTCATCGTCTCCCGCTCCACCCTGCTGGCCGAGATCAACGACCTCGGTGCCGGGGCGATGGGCCTGGTCGGCATGTCGGCCGCCGAGCTGGCCGAGCTGGCCTCGCGCTGGCCCTCGGTGAGCGCAGCCGTGCACGCCGCGCCCGCCCAGACCACCATCGCCGGTGACCGCGACGAGGTGCGTGCGCTGGTGGCGCACGCCGAGTCGCTGGGGCGGCTGGCCCGTCTGCTCGACGTCGGCGGCGCCGGACACACCTCCGCCGTCGACCCCATGCTGGGTGAGCTGACCGCGGAGCTGGCCGGGCTGGAGAGCAGCGCGTGCGAGGTGGTGCTGTTCTCCTCGGTGACCGGTTCCCAGTCCGCCGGGCCGGGCATGCCCGCGGTGCACGGCTCGGACTACTGGACCACCGGGGTGCGCCAGCCCGTGCTGTTCGCCGAGGCGGTCGCCGCCGCGGTGCAGGCGGGGTACACCAGCTTCGTCGAGCTCTCCCCGCACCCCGTCACGCTGCCCTCGGTGGGAGCCACCGCTGCGGCCGAAGGCGTCAGCGATCCGTTGCTGGTGGCCACCCAGCGCCGCAAGACCGACGGTGTGGCCACCCTGCGGGGCGCGCTCGCCGAGCTGCAGGTGCACGGCCACGAGGTGAACCTGCGCATGCTCCACGGCGAGGGTCCGCTGGCCGACGTGCCCCGCACCGCCTGGCAGCACACCCGGCACTGGACCGAGTCACGACCCACCGCCGCGCTGGGCTCGTCCTCCGCGGTACCGCCGCCCGGCGTCTACGTGGCCCTGCCCGACGGCAGGCACACCTGGCAGAGCAGTGCGGGCACGCCCACCGAGACGCTGGTGGCCGCCGCGGCCACCCAGGCGCTGGGTGCGGGTGCCACCGTGACCACCCTGCAGGTGCACCAGCTGGCGCCCGGGGCCGGAACCCCGGTCACCACCATCCTGCTGCAGCACCCCGGGGGTGCCTCGGTGCAGGTGCACGCCCGGCTGGACTCCGGGGTGGAGACCGCCGACGGGCTGCCCACCCCGCCGTTCTGGGTGCTCCTGGCGGAGGCGGTGGTGCAGTCCTCCGGTGCCACCGAGGTAGCCGTGCACGGCGGTGCGCTGCAGCCCGCGGACGCCCCGGAGCCGGAGCGGACGGTGGAGCCGGAGGCACCTCAGCCGGTGGAGACGCTGCGTCGCATCATCGCCGAGGTGCTGGGCTACACGTCCAACAAGCTGCCCAGCGACGTCCCGCTCACCGAGCTGGGGCTGGACTCGCTGATGGCGGTGCGCATCAAGAACCGGGTGGAGCACGAGCTGGGCACACCGCCGGTGGCCCTGGAGAGCCTGCGCGGGGTGAGCCTCGGCGACCTGCAGGCCCAGCTGGACGACCTCGCCAACGGTGGCAGCCCGGCCGGGTTCGCCGGCACCATGCAGGACGGGCTGCCCAAGGTCGCGGCCGTGGGAGCCCGGGACGCTGCGGAGCGCTGGGTGACGGCGCAGTGGAACGCGGTGATCGGCACGCCGATGCCGGGCGTCACCAACCCGCTGCCCCGACGCACCCCGGGCCAGGTGCTCGACCTGGCCGCGGCGCTCGGTGGGCGCTGGGCGGCCAGCGTGGACCAGGGCGCGGTGGCCACCGCGGGCAGCCTGGCTGAGCTGGCCGACGAGGTGCGTCCACTGATGGAGAATGCCGCCGGCACCGGCCTGGTGCACGTGCTCAGGGCCTCCGTCGTCGCCCCCGGTGAGACCGAGGCTCCGCCGCTGTTCCTGTTCCACCCGGCCGGCGGTTCGTGCTCGGTGTACGAGCCGCTCATCCAGCTGCTGCCGGACGACCAGCCGGTGTTCGGGGTGGAGCGGGTGGAGGGGCCGATGTCCGAGCGCATCGCCCACTACCTGCCGCTCATCCGCCAGCACGGCGGGCAGGGCCCCTACCGCCTCGCGGGATGGTCCTTCGGCGGCGCGCTGGCCTTCGAGGTCGGCAGGCAGCTGCGTGAGGAGGGTGCCGACGTCGAGCTCATCGCGATGCTGGACACCGTGCAGCCCTCCGAGCGGGTGCCCGCCGGGGCCGAGGAGTCCCTCGCCCGGTGGCGCCGGTTCGCCGCCTACGTGGAGCGCACCTACGGCCAGCCGGTGCCCCTGCCGGAGCGGGAGCTGCTCGCCGCCGACGACGAGGAGCAGATGGAGATCGTGCTCGAGCTGCTCAAGACCGCTGCGGTCAAGGCCGGGGCCGGCGGCATCAGCGCCGGGGTGCTGGAGCACCAGCGCACGTCCTGGGTGGACTCCCGGGCGGTGGAGCAGCTGGACCCGCAGCCCTACCCGGGCCGGGTGGTGCTCTACCGCGCGGAGCGCATGCACGACGGTGCCATCGAGCTGGAGCCGCGCTACACCCACGTGGAGCCCGACGGTGGTTGGGCCGGCGCCTGCCCGCAGCTGGAGGTGGTCACCGTGGGCGGGGACCACCTGGCGATCATCGACGAGCCGGTGGTGTCCAAGGTGGCCGACCACCTGGTTGCCACCCTGGCCAACCTGGCCCCGCACGACACGGCCTCCGGCCGGGACACCACGAACAGGTCGGAGGAGGCTCAGGGATGA